DNA from Halomonas sp. GFAJ-1:
CAGTACGGCTGCGATCAGATACGTGTTACCCGCCCTGGAGAGTGGCGACTGTGGAACGATATAACGGCGCGCAAAGACGCCGCCTTGCCATGGACATTATTAGAAGATGAGCGTTTTTTCACCACCCCAGACGACTTCGCTAGTTGGGCCAGAGGGCGTAAACAGCTGCGCCTAGAATACTTCTATCGCGAACAGCGTAAGCGCACGGGGCTGTTGATGGAAGGCGATGCACCAGCCGGTGGTAAGTGGAATTTTGATCACGATAACCGTGAACCTATTAGTGCAGCGCTTAGCTTTCCAGCGCTGCCCCAGCACAGCCAAGATGAGTTAACCCGGGAAGCGCTCAGAGATGCGCAGCACCATTTTAGCGAGCATATGGGGTCACTGGATAACTTCAACTTGCCCGTGACACGCCGCCAAGCGCTGGTAGATTTAAAACACTTTATTGACCATGGGCTAGCGGACTTTGGCCGCTATCAGGATGCCATTAGTGATACCGAGCCGTTTTTATATCATTCTCGACTATCTGCGGCCCTCAATATTGGCCTGCTAACCCCCCATGAAGTGTGCGAAGCGGCGGAACAACAGTATCACATAGGCAAGGCCCCCATTAATGCCGTAGAGGGTTTTATCCGCCAAATACTCGGCTGGCGGGAGTATGTACGCGGGCTTTATTGGACGCAAATGCCCAGCTATAAGCAAAAAAACGGACTCAGCGCCAAGCGCGATCTACCAAATTTTTATTGGGACGGAAACACCGACATGCGCTGCCTACAGCGCGCCATACAAATGACCATCGACAATAGCTATGCCCACCATATCCAGCGATTAATGGTGACGGGTAACTTTGCCCTGCTATGTGGTGTAAAGCCTGAAGCGCTTTGCGACTGGTACTTAGCCGTGTATGCCGATGCCTGCGAGTGGGTGGAGCTACCCAATACGCTGGGTATGGTTCTCCATGCCGACGATGGCTTGATGGGCTCCAAGCCTTACTGTGCATCGGGTAAGTATATCGACAAAATGTCTGACCACTGCCAACACTGTCGCTACACCCCTAAACAAGTAACAGGGCCTAACGCCTGCCCCCTTAACAGTCTTTATTGGCATTTTTTAGAAACTAACGCCGAGCAACTAAATCGCAACCCCAGGATGAAGCTGATTTACGGCTCCCTTTCCCGCATGAAGGAAGAGAAGCGCGAGGCTATCCGTCAACAGGCAGAGCAGTTTCTCTCAACATTAGAAACGCGCCCAGGTTATGGGCTACCTAGCCACACTCAAGGTTATCAAAAGGAGTCGTATCAATGAGCCGTTTTTCTACGCTTCAAGCAGCTGCGCCCGTCACACTTTTTCACGATGGTCACTGCCCTTTTTGTCGGGTCGAAGTTGAATGGCTTTCGAAGCACCGACATCAAGAGCGGGTCAAACTGATAGATATTCAAAGCAACGACTTCAACGCCGCTAAACTTGGGCGTTCGTTTGATGACATGATGGGGCAGCTTCACTTACTTGATAATAAAGGGATATGGTATGTAGGCATGGATGCCAGCCGGGCCCTTTATGCAGTACTGGGTTACCGGCGGCTAGTAAGGCTATCTTGCTTACCGGGCCTGCGCAGCGCAATGGATGCAGGCTACCGATTTTTTGCCCGCCGCAGAATCTGGCTAGGGCAGTGGTGGGAAAAACGACAAGCTAAATAATGAACCGATTACACATATGCAGGCGTTTTTTTGACCAAACTCGCCAAACCCACTGCTTAAAACACGAGCGGCATGCGAGATGTTAACGGCTCGCTATAGTGGGCATCGCGTCCGATCACTTCATCTTGCGGCACATGCTGAACTAGATACGCGCGATGAATGCCTGCTCGCTTAAGTTCCAGATAGACGTCATCTAGCGAGCGAAACAGCATCGGTTTATGACGTTGCGTCAGCATATGTCGCTCACCTTCAACATCTTCAAGCTCAACCTGATAGAAGCGGCTGCCTGAGTGGGTAATAACGCGAATTTCGAAGTTGTCGTGGTTTGCGACAAACTGTTTAAGCTCTTTTAGCTCCATGGTTCCCTCCTGTTATTAGACATTGTCATGGGCAAAGCATCCCGTAAACCCATGACAATAATGTTACCTTGGCACTAACTTCATG
Protein-coding regions in this window:
- a CDS encoding deoxyribodipyrimidine photolyase → MSKPLLLVLGDQLSLSLTAIKDAPPNAVVAMCEVADEARYVPHHIHKIGLFMAAMRHFAQTLRDKGFQVHYSRIDDADNTQSLLNEAERIAKQYGCDQIRVTRPGEWRLWNDITARKDAALPWTLLEDERFFTTPDDFASWARGRKQLRLEYFYREQRKRTGLLMEGDAPAGGKWNFDHDNREPISAALSFPALPQHSQDELTREALRDAQHHFSEHMGSLDNFNLPVTRRQALVDLKHFIDHGLADFGRYQDAISDTEPFLYHSRLSAALNIGLLTPHEVCEAAEQQYHIGKAPINAVEGFIRQILGWREYVRGLYWTQMPSYKQKNGLSAKRDLPNFYWDGNTDMRCLQRAIQMTIDNSYAHHIQRLMVTGNFALLCGVKPEALCDWYLAVYADACEWVELPNTLGMVLHADDGLMGSKPYCASGKYIDKMSDHCQHCRYTPKQVTGPNACPLNSLYWHFLETNAEQLNRNPRMKLIYGSLSRMKEEKREAIRQQAEQFLSTLETRPGYGLPSHTQGYQKESYQ
- a CDS encoding thiol-disulfide oxidoreductase, coding for MSRFSTLQAAAPVTLFHDGHCPFCRVEVEWLSKHRHQERVKLIDIQSNDFNAAKLGRSFDDMMGQLHLLDNKGIWYVGMDASRALYAVLGYRRLVRLSCLPGLRSAMDAGYRFFARRRIWLGQWWEKRQAK